The window ACTCGTTCATGTTCCACCAGATCGAGGGGCTCGCGGTCGATCGCGGGCTGAGCATGGCGGACCTGACGACGACACTGTTCCAGTTCTGCCGCGCGTATTTCGGCGAGGGGGCGCAGATCCGCTTCACGCCGACGTTCTACCCGTTCACCGAGCCTTCGGCGCAGTTCGAGATCTTCGTGAGTCTGACGCCCGGCGCGCCGCCCCGGTGGATCGAGCTGGGCGGGTGCGGGATGGTCGATCCGAATGTGTTTGAATCGTGCGGCGTGGATTCCGAAGAATGGACCGGGTTCGCGTTCGGCTTCGGGGTCGAGCGTCTGGCGATGAGCAAGTACAAGATCCCCGACATCCGGCTGCTGTTCGAGAACGACCTGCGATTCCTGCGGCAGGTGTGAGGCGGGCGCGGGTCGGGGCGTAGGCCAAGGCAACGTCGGGCCTACGGGCCCGAGTAGTGGGGGTGCCATGAGCGAACAAATGTCGACGCCACCGTTCGAACCTGGGCTGATCGATGAGATGCGTCCGATCCCGTCGTGGCCGAAGGTGATCGGGATCATCTCGATCTGCTGGGGCGCACTCGGGCTGGTGTGCACCGGGTGCGGCGGGCTGTGGTACGCGCTGGGGCCGCAGTGGCTGGCGCAGCAGCCGGGGATGGGCGAACTGCCGCCCTCGATGAAGCCGACGGGCGCGATGTGGCTCGTACTGGCGGCGGGGCTGGGGCTGGCCGGGCTGCTAATCGGTGCGGGTGTCACGTGCACGATGCGTCGGCCGGTCGCGAGGCCGCTGCACCTGGTCTACGCGGTGCTGGCGCTGCTGGTGGGCGTCGTGAGCACATACGTGCAGTGGCAGACGATGGTGGCGATGAACCAATGGGTGGCGGAGAACCCAGACAGCCAGTTCGCGAAGCAGCACAACGCGGCGGGCCAGATGGCCGGGCTGGTGGCGGGGCTGGTGATCGGGAACGCGTGGCCACTATTCGCGCTGGTGTGGTTCGGCGCGGTCAAGCGGACGCGCGAGTCGTTCGGCCCGCCGCCGGAGCCGACGCTCGTCTAAGGGCGAGGGGCGGCGGCACGCACGCCGAGCGGGCGGGGGGCCGGCACGCGACCCGCGCGGCAACACGCCGAGCGGCCGGGGGGGCCGGCACGCGACCCGCGCGGCACGACGCCGGTGGGCGCGAACGTGGCGGGGCGCAGGTGCGTATACTCGGGCCGCCGCGGGCGTAGTTCAGCGGTAGAACGTCAGCTTCCCAAGCTGAATGTCAGGGGTTCGATCCCCCTCGCCCGCTTTTCGGTTCGGACGGCCGCCGCCGGTGTCACATGGTGACGTCGGCGGCTTTTCGTTGATCCGCGTTCAGCTTGGCCACCGCAGAATCCGCGAGTTCTTCCGACGCTGGCGGGAGCGGCCTGCTCGGGGCCAACCGTTGGACGATGACAGGAAATGAACTGGTGGACGCTCGCGTGTGCAAGCGTGTGCAAGTGGTTGTGCAAGGTGAGGCGGCGGCCGTGCATCCCCATCCCATACCATGGATCATGATCCCATCAAAAAGTGCGATCGATCGTGCTGGTCGGGCCTTGGCAAAGGGATCGTTCGCGAGCGATGAGGATCGCGCACAGCACGAGGCGGTGCTCGACGCGTACAGACAAGCCCACCTCGAGCCGCTCACGAGCACCACTCTTCAACTCCAATCATGGATGAACGGATTTGGCGGACAGTACTACATTGCGCAGCGTCTGAAACGCAAGCCCCAGATCATTCGCAAGCTGCAGCGATTACCCGGTCGCCTTGTTCAGTTGCAGGATGTCGCTGGTGCCCGCATCGTGGTAAAGACCAACAAAGACGTTGATCGGCTTGCGAGTCATCTGAGGCAGAGTGTTGCACAGCAAACTCGTCTGACCATCGACGCCATCAACGACTATCGCACCAGTGGTCGGGAAGACAGTGGCTATCGTGCGCTTCACATTGTGTTTCTGGCTGACCAGAGAAGTGTCGAGCTTCAGCTTCGCAGCGAGGCACAGCACTACTGGGCAGAGCAGATTGAGCGAACGTCGGTGATCTACGGACACCACCTCAAGGAGCTTGAAGGTGACCGGTCTGTGCTCGACTATTTTCAAGTGTTGTCAGACGTGTTTCATGATCTCGAATCCGGTAGAGAGCCGTCCATAACACGGAAGATCGAGCTCGATGACGCCCGCTCCGCTGCGGAAGCGGTCATTCGCAGATCTGATCGGAGGCAAGTCTTTGACAGCGCTGTGAGTGAGGGCGTCGTGAAGGCCATGATCGGTCGCCTGGAGCATCGCCCGGGAGCGATCAACAACTGGATCATGGTGTTCGACTGGAACACTGGCTCCTTCATCTACTTCGAGCCGGTCGACCGCGATCCAGTTGCTGCGATGGCCGCTTACGTCGCAAAGGAATCGCAGTTCTTGGCTTCTGACGGCTACGAGGTGGTCATGGTTGGATCGTCTGACCCGAGCATGATTCGACACACGCACAGTCACTACTTTGGCATCGAGAACTACGAGAATGTGCTGGAGTCTCTCAAGGACTCTATCGAGGGGATCTCCAAACGACTGCCGATCGGGATTGATGCACTGAAGGTACTTCAAGTGCTGGTTCGGCGAAAGCACTGGAGCAGGGCCAAGATGGTTTCCCGCAGCACACTGAAGAACCACTTCTGCAAGTCGGTGCAGGACTTTGACAGTGCGGTCGCCTGGCTCTCGCAGGCGAAGCTCGTCGAAACCAACGGAAAGAACGGCCTATTCCTGAACATCCAACAGAAGTCCGTAATTGAGGCATATCTGTAGACGCGCGGGCATCGAGCGGCCAGCTTGATCAGAAAGGGCCATGCCGGGAGGCGCATTGTGCGCGCCGCCACCGCCACCGCCGGCCCTCCGACCGTCTCGAGCGGCAGGTCCGGCAGGCTCGCGACCGCCCCGGCCACGTCGCGGAGTTTCGGGTCGGTGTACACGTTGGCCGTCAGGCTGGGGTCGTTCGGGCTGCGTCCGCGCGCTTCCTGAAATGACGGGTGCGCGCCGCGCTCGGCGTGGTTGCCGAGGCGGCGCGCACCCTCCCCCGCGAGACCCGGTACTACGGTCGTGCCCACTCGACGCGCGGCGCTGCGCGGCTCATGGGCGTTCGTGCGGCGTGCTCAGCGGCGGCGGCGGAACAGCGCGGCGGAGAGCAGCAGGAGCGACGCCGTCGCGGGGCTCGGCACGACTTCCTGCCCGAAGCGCTCGATGAACTTGAACGGGCGGCCGCTGATGCCCCGGGGATCGTAAATCTCGATGCGGCTGAGGGCTTGCGTGCTGGACACCCACCCAGAGGTGTTGATCCGAGCCAGTGTCCCGGGCGCGATCTCTCTCCCATCGGCGTGGAACAGCGTGAACGACGCCGCCAGCGAAGTGTCGGCGGCGTAGAAGCGCACCTCGAGATTCGCCTCGTTGTCCTGGACGGTGTCGAACACGAAGGCTTCCACGGGGGTGGTGAAGGTGATCACCGCGCCGAACCGATCCTCCGGCGCCCTCTGCCCTTGTCCCGAGCCGTAGTTCATGTCGATCTGACCGGGGGTCAGGTCCGTGCGGAGGTAGATGACGCCCCCAGATTGAGTGGACGGGCGCGGGTCGATGGCATCGATGCGCATGTTGGGTCCGGTGACCCACACATCGAAGCCGTTGTTCTGCTGGGTGAAGTTGGCGTCCGTGATCGGGTAGATCGTGCCGGATGCGGGGAACTGGGCGATGCTGGAGATCACGTTCGCGTGTGCGGCGGTTGCGAACGCGAGCGCGGTGATAGCGGCCGGGGCGTATCTGCTGAACATGGCGTCTGTCTCCCTATCTCGCTTCGGTGACCGAGTCGCCGAAGTGGTGTCCGTGGGCGTGCCCGCCGCAGGAGCACGCACGTGCTCTGGTCGATGCGGCCGCGACGCATCCACGGATGTCTCTCTGCGGTACATTGGCGCGTGGGGCGGCGGATCTGTCGCGCCGTGCCGAGGACTTTTTCGCAAGCACAGAGGATTGCTCGAATCGACAGGAGAATGTTCGGTGCCTGCGGCCGCCGGCGTCGCGCAATGTGCGGACGCTGCTAACGCCTCGGCATCCACGAGGCGCTGACGGCGGCGCTCGGGCAGAAGTTTGAGGAAAGCGACCTCGTGCGGCTCGGGTGCCCGCCGTCGCTGGCGGGGGTGATCGCGCGGGCGATCGCTCCGCAGGTTTCAGATCGGACGCGCTCGGCGGGGCAGTTCGCACGCCAACTTCGGGCGTGGCGCCCGAACGGATCGGTCGGCGAACACACGACCAGCGGACGCACGACCAGCGCCCGCACGCGGCGGAAGTTCGCGGTGTTGGCCGCCTGTCTGCTCGGTCCGCTGGCAGCGGCGGCGGCGTGGTGGACGGTCGAGCGAGATCGCGGTGCGCCCGCGCGAGCCGCGGCGAGCGGGCCCGACGCGTCCGACGGCACGGGCGTGGTCGCTCCGGACGCAACGAAGCCCCGCGTGCTGTTCTTGTCGCCGCACCCGGATCATTGGGTGCGCGGAGATCCCGCGGAGGCGCTCCGCCGGATCAACGAGCGATTCTCGCGCTCGGAGGTCGCGCGGAGCATTCCATGGCAGAACATGATGCGAGGGCTCGTGGCCGAGCACGTCGGGCAGCCCGAGACGGCGATCGAGAGTTATCAGGTGGTGGTGGACCGGGGCAAAGGACGCATGCGGCGCGAGGGCGAGATCCGCCTGGGCCGGGTGCTGGCATCAACGGGCAGACTCGACGAGGCCGAGGTGATCCTGCGGGGCGTGCAGCGTCCGGGCGTGGACACGGTGTACGACGCGGCGGAGAACTATGAATGGCTGCTGGCGATGGCCGTACTGGAAGCACAGCACGGCGATGCGAACGCGTGCGAGGATTACATCCACCAGGCGGAGCGTGTGCAGCCGCTCGAACATCATGACCAGCACAGGGGCTGGGCGGAGCAGTTGATGGTGCGCGTCCGGCTCTCGGTGCGAGACACGCTTCAAGGGCGCGGGCCGCAGGTCAACGACGGGACCGGCACGATCGAGCGGCCGACGCGGCAATGAGGTGGGGAGCGCCTGCGGGGGAGGCGGGGTCGGGAAAAACGCGGGCGGAGGGACTCGAACCCCCAACCTTCTGATCCGTAGTCAGATGCTCTATCCAATTGAGCTACGCCCGCTCACGCCGCCTGCGCGGCAGGAGGAACCATAACCCTCCGAAGCGCGAGCGGCAAGTCGCGGGGCGGGATTCGCGTTTGCACGGCCGAGGCGGCGTGCGCCGAACCGAGAGCTTTGCCTGGAAAGACGTTGCGATTCCGAGGCTCCGTGCTACCCTTTCTGGGGGTATCCGGAGGGAGATCATGCATCGAGCGCTTTTGGCCGGGGTCGTGGCAGGTCTGTGCACGCACGCGCACGCGCAGCTTTGCACCAGCAATGCGCTGGGCTACGCGGACTTCTCCCTCTCAGCGGGGGATCTGTCGTACTCGCAGAACTCGACGGTCGATGGCACGCGGCTCGTGCTCGCCCCGTCGCAGCCGGGCACGGGCGGCTCGTCGTTCTACCGCCTGGCGAAGCACACCATCACCGGGCCGTGGATGACGCGCTTTACCTTCCGCATCATCGGTGGCGGCGACGGCATGGCCTTCGTGATCCAGGACGAGAGCCCGACCTCGCTGGGATCGCTGGGCAGCGGGCTGGGCTACTCGGGGATCGAGCGGTCGCTCGCGGTCGAGATCGACACGTTCTCGTTCACGGGCGAGTTCGCCGAGGATCACCTGAGCGTGCAGACCGGCTTCGGCGGCCCGACGTTCTCGGACGATGCCTCGTCGATCGCGCACGCGGTGCTGCCGTTCGACGTCAATGACGGCGTCGAGCGCGAGGCGATCGTCGCGTACGACGGGACGACCCTGCGCATCTGGATTGATGGGCAGGCGACCCTGTCGGTGCCCGTGTCGTTCGATCTCATCGCGCCCGACGGGTGCGCGTACGTCGGCTTCACGTCCGGCAACGGCGGCTCGTTCGGCGAGCACTCGGTCTCGTCCTGGTCGTTCACGGTCGACGGCCCGCTGTACCCGACGTTCGACGGCGCGACGGGCATCACGACCGTCGGGAACGCGGCGCTCGCCGGGGATGTTCTCGAACTGACGCAGGCGGTGTCCGGGCAGCGCGGCGCGGGGTGGTACGACGTGGTGCCCGTCACGATCACGTCGCCCTGGGTGAGCGACTTCGTCTTCACGCTCGACGGGGAGGCGGACGGCTTCGCGTTCGTGGTGCAGAACGAGTCCACCATCGCCCTCGGCGGGGGCGGGAGCGGGCTGGGATACGCCGACAACGGCCCGCAGGGCATCACCGCGTCGCTGGCGGTGGAGTTCGACACGTTCGCGTTCACCGGGGAGTTCCCGGCGGACCACGTCAGCATCCAGACCAACTTCGCGGGGCCCAACAACGCCGGGGACAACTTCTCGCTCGCGCACGGCGTGCTGGCCGCGGACATCAACGACTCGCAGCCCCATCACGCGATGGTGGTGTACGACGGGGCGGTGCTGCGGGTGTACGTCGACGGTGCGCTCCTCGCCGAGGCGCCGGTGGATTTCTCGCAGGGCATCGCGGGCCCGGGCGGGATCGCGTTCGTGGGCTTCACGGGCGGCACGGGCGCCGTCGCGGCGACCCAGGCGATCCGTTCGTGGAACTTCGGCTCGGCGCCCGACTGCCTGTCGCCGGACATCGGGGAGTTCGTCTTCGATCAGACGGTGAACGCGGGCGACGCCGTCACGTTCACGTTCGTGCCGGTGGGCAGCGCGCCGTTCACCTACTCGTGGTTCCTGGAGGGGCAGCTCGTGCAGGACGGCGGGCCGATCTCGGGCGCGACGACGAACTCGCTGACGATCGACCCGGTGGGCCCGGAGCACGCCGGGCAGTGGGACTACGTCGTGGACAACGACTGCGGGAACGTGGGGTCCGGGTTTGTGCTCACGGTGGAGGGGGGCGTCGGCTGCGACCCCGACTTCAACCAGGACGGCAACGTCGACCAGGACGACATCGCGTGCCTGGCGCAGGTGGTCGCGGGCGATCCGTTCTGCTCGGCGAGCGATCCGGACTTCAACCGCGACGGCAACGTCGACCAGGACGACATCAACTCGCTGGAGCAGGTGGTCGCGGGCCAGCCGTGCCCGTGAGGACCGTCGAACGAGTTCGAGTGACAGTGTCGGTTTCTCAGATCTGTGAAAGGAGCATCTCATGAAGCGTCTTCTCGGAGTTCTCGCGCTGGCCGCCTCGGCGGGTCTCGCCCAGGGCCAGCTCGTGGTGGGCAACGACCAGAGCGGCACGGCGACGATCTACTACATCGATGTCGCCTCCGGCGCCGCCACCCCCCTCTACTCGGCGACCACGACGGACGCCAAGCCCTGGGGCATGGCGTACGACCCCGCGACCAACACCCTCTACTGGAACAACGGTGCGAACCTGTACTCCTCGCCCTTCTCGACCGAGAGCCTCACGCCCACGCTGCTGGGCGGGATGACGTACAACGGCGCCACCGTGAACTTCGTGGGGCTCGCGTTCCGCGACGGGGCGCTCCTGGGCACGCGCAACATCACGACCGAGGCGGTCTACCGCATCGACGTCGAGACGCGCGAGGCGACGCTGCTCTACGCCTACCCGACGACCTTCGACTTCGGCGGGCTCGACGTCGACTCCACCACCGGCGTGCTCTACGGGCTCTCCGATTCCGGCTCGCCGCGCGGCATCTATTCGATCGATGTCGCCGCACAGACCACGGCCTTCACCGGGGCGTCGCCCGCGTCGGACTCCGATGTCGACGGGCTCGCCGTGTACGACGGGACGGCCTACGGCGTGACCGACGGCAACAACACCTCGCAGCCCAACTTCTACATCTTCGACCTCGAGAGCGGGCAGCAGGTGGGCACGCTCCCCTCGCCCTTCACGGGCACCGGCACCTTCGCCGCCGCCGCGTTCATCCCGCCCTCGGGCCCGACCTGCGATCCCGACTTCAACGCCGACGGCAACGTCGATCAGGACGACATCGCCTGCATCGCCCAGGTCGTCGGCGGTGACCCGACCTGCGCCAGCGCCGACCCGGACTTCAACCGCGACGGCAACGTCGATCAGGACGACGTCGCGGCCCTCGAGCAGGTCGTCGCCGGCGCGCCCTGCCCCTGACAGGTCCTTGTCCTGACCAGCGCGTCACCCCGCGTGGTCGCGACGCAGATCCGCGGCACCCGTGTCACCGGGCGGGCTAGACCCGCTCGGTGACGCGGGCGCGCACCGACCCGTCGGGGTCAATCTCGACACCCACCACGTCGACCCGGCGCGGGCGGTCGGTCCACCCGTTCGACCGGGCCAGGTGCGTCGCGATCGCGTGCAGCCTCCGACGCTTCGCCCGCGTCACGTTCGCCTCCGGCGGCGTCGCGTCGCTGCGCGCATTCGCGCCCCGCACCCG of the Planctomycetota bacterium genome contains:
- a CDS encoding (p)ppGpp synthetase; amino-acid sequence: MATAESASSSDAGGSGLLGANRWTMTGNELVDARVCKRVQVVVQGEAAAVHPHPIPWIMIPSKSAIDRAGRALAKGSFASDEDRAQHEAVLDAYRQAHLEPLTSTTLQLQSWMNGFGGQYYIAQRLKRKPQIIRKLQRLPGRLVQLQDVAGARIVVKTNKDVDRLASHLRQSVAQQTRLTIDAINDYRTSGREDSGYRALHIVFLADQRSVELQLRSEAQHYWAEQIERTSVIYGHHLKELEGDRSVLDYFQVLSDVFHDLESGREPSITRKIELDDARSAAEAVIRRSDRRQVFDSAVSEGVVKAMIGRLEHRPGAINNWIMVFDWNTGSFIYFEPVDRDPVAAMAAYVAKESQFLASDGYEVVMVGSSDPSMIRHTHSHYFGIENYENVLESLKDSIEGISKRLPIGIDALKVLQVLVRRKHWSRAKMVSRSTLKNHFCKSVQDFDSAVAWLSQAKLVETNGKNGLFLNIQQKSVIEAYL
- a CDS encoding tetratricopeptide repeat protein: MLAACLLGPLAAAAAWWTVERDRGAPARAAASGPDASDGTGVVAPDATKPRVLFLSPHPDHWVRGDPAEALRRINERFSRSEVARSIPWQNMMRGLVAEHVGQPETAIESYQVVVDRGKGRMRREGEIRLGRVLASTGRLDEAEVILRGVQRPGVDTVYDAAENYEWLLAMAVLEAQHGDANACEDYIHQAERVQPLEHHDQHRGWAEQLMVRVRLSVRDTLQGRGPQVNDGTGTIERPTRQ